In Girardinichthys multiradiatus isolate DD_20200921_A chromosome 18, DD_fGirMul_XY1, whole genome shotgun sequence, a single window of DNA contains:
- the ift20 gene encoding intraflagellar transport protein 20 homolog translates to MAKDPLAEAGFYFDELNKLRVLEPEVSQKTSELKEECKEFVDKIGQFQKIVGGLIEMVDELAKEAEMEKMKAIGARNLLKSVAKQREAQQQQLQALIAEKKMQLERYRIEYEALSKVESEQNEFIDQFILQK, encoded by the exons ATGGCAAAAGACCCTTTAGCCGAggcaggcttttattttgatgaacTCAACAAGCTGCGGGTGCTCGAGCCTGAGGTCAGCCAGAAGACTTCGGAGTTGAAGGAGGAGTGCAAAGAGTTTGTGGACA AAATTGGCCAGTTTCAGAAGATTGTCGGTGGTCTAATCGAGATGGTCGATGAACTGGCAAAAGAagcagaaatggaaaaaatgaag GCAATCGGAGCCAGAAACTTGCTGAAGTCGGTGGCAAAACAAAGAGAggcccagcagcagcagcttcaggCACTAATAGCAGAGAAGAAAATGCAGCTTGAGAG GTATCGTATTGAGTACGAAGCCCTGTCCAAAGTGGAATCTGAGCAGAACGAGTTTATTGACCAGTTTATTCTGCAGAAGTGA
- the tnfaip1 gene encoding BTB/POZ domain-containing adapter for CUL3-mediated RhoA degradation protein 2 has translation MSGDRCLPQHHIQDDPTFPHPLVVCPKTKPCGYREAMSLGNKYVRLNVGGMLFFTPLQVLTRQNSLLKAMFSGKKEVFTDKEGWILIDRSGKHFNSILNYLREGTVTLPKGRQAVQELLAEAKYYRIQGLVELCQHTLQDNKEQSMCVIPVITSCKEEEQLIQSSSKPVVKLLYNRSNNKYSYTSNSDDNLLKNIELFDRLSLSFNSRVLFFKDVIGDEICCWSFYGQGRKLAEVCCTSIVYATEKKQTKVEFPEARIYEETLNTLLYETMPLPDNSLLEATRRSYNNCGSLSEEEEGPGGPEPRERVRRIHVKRYSTYDDRPLGH, from the exons ATGTCTGGGGACCGCTGCCTACCACAGCATCACATCCAGGATGATCCCACCTTTCCCCATCCCCTTGTGGTTTGTCCCAAGACCAAACCTTGTGGTTATCGAGAAGCCATGAGTCTGGGCAACAAGTATGTCCGACTCAACGTTGGAGGAATGCTCTTTTTCACCCCGCTGCAGGTGCTAACCAGACAGAACTCCCTGCTGAAAGCCATGTTCAGTGGAAAGAAAGAAGTCTTCACTGATAAGGAAG GTTGGATCCTGATCGACCGGAGTGGGAAACACTTCAACAGTATCCTGAATTACTTGCGTGAAGGTACCGTCACCTTACCCAAAGGTCGTCAGGCTGTCCAGGAGCTGCTGGCTGAGGCAAAGTACTACCGTATCCAGGGCCTTGTAGAGCTGTGTCAACATACCCTGCAG GACAATAAAGAGCAATCGATGTGTGTCATACCTGTGATTACTTCCTGTAAAGAAGAGGAGCAGCTCATCCAGTCATCCTCCAAG CCTGTGGTGAAGCTGTTGTACAACAGAAGCAACAACAAATACTCCTACACCAG TAACTCAGATGACAACCTGTTGAAGAACATTGAGCTGTTTGACCGGCTGTCCCTCAGCTTTAACAGCCGCGTCCTCTTCTTTAAAGATGTGATCGGAGATGAGATCTGTTGCTGGTCTTTCTACGGTCAGGGCCGCAAGCTGGCTGAGGTCTGCTGCACCTCCATCGTCTATGCCACAGAGAAGAAGCAGACCAAG GTGGAGTTCCCTGAAGCTCGCATCTATGAGGAAACTCTCAACACATTGCTCTATGAGACCATGCCGCTGCCAGACAACTCCTTGCTGGAGGCCACACGGCGAAGCTACAACAACTGTGGTTCTCTGAGCGAGGAAGAGGAGGGGCCCGGAGGACCTGAGCCGCGTGAGCGCGTCCGAAGAATTCACGTTAAGAGGTACAGCACATACGATGATCGCCCGCTGGGACACTAA
- the lyrm9 gene encoding LYR motif-containing protein 9, whose protein sequence is MAPLVGVELIQTPVQLYRYLLRCCRQLPSSAMQQHYRHAIRQGYNSHSDEDDPERIQMIIQRAIKDAEWILHQYTKK, encoded by the exons ATGGCGCCTTTAGTTGGAGTGGAGCTGATCCAGACACCTGTGCAGCTCTATCGATACCTGCTGAGATGCTGCAGGCAGTTACCGTCCTCAGCCATGCAGCAGCATTATCGGCATGCCATACGACAG GGTTACAATAGCCACTCAGATGAAGACGACCCAGAGAGGATCCAGATGATCATCCAGAGAGCCATCAAAGATGCAGAATGGATTTTACATCAA tataCAAAGAAGTAG